A window of Phragmites australis chromosome 2, lpPhrAust1.1, whole genome shotgun sequence genomic DNA:
CAAGCCGCACCATTCACTTGGATGCCTAGACGGAAGGGATCGTGATGCTTGAAAGGACACGTGGTAGAATCTGACATACCTACGTACTACGTCGGGTGTGCGTACCTGatgtatagaatttttttcctaAAGCTGTGGCCCCTCATCGGCGTGGAGTGTGATTCAAAATGGAAAAATCGAAAGCAAATTATATAGGAtcctatcttaaaaaaaaaaatcttctataATAATACATATCTGCTCACAAAATAGATAATGTAAATAGAATTTAATGAGAACGTGTAGAATTTGCTTACGATATTACTTACGACATAGCCACATAGGTTAGCTTCCTACGCCTCGAAGCCTGCAGCCAACCTCAATACGATTGACCCGCCTTTATCACTCGCCCCACCCCACTCATGACCCGCGGGCCCCATCCCAATAACACACCGACCCGATGTTATCGATGGACTGTGGATTACCGCTGCGCCAGCTGTTGACCCCGCTCTGACCCCCTAGGGGCCCACAGGTCAGCCCCACCGCCTCGTGAGCTATTAAACGCTCATCCACACACACCACGGGCCTCTCCTCCGCCCCTCTTCTCCTCGCTGCTCATTGATTGATTCCTCCTCGCCTCACTCCCCCCTCGCCGCGGTGAGGGTAGCAGAGACCCTAGCGGACTAGATGCTCCGTGAGGGCTCGATAGGGTAGAGCGATGGGCTGTGTCTTCGGCCGCGCGGCCGCGCCGTCGTCCTCCCCCCCGGCCGCGCCGAGGAGGGGAAGGAGCAAGGAGAAGTCGTCCCCGCAgcccgctgcggcggcggcctcggccGGGTCCCCCTCTGCCGCCGTAGAGGGGGACAAGGGGCCTTCCCCTggtcggccgcggcggcggctcggaGGGCGCAGGGCGGCGGGGCCCAGGCAGGGTTGCGTCCCCGCGCCCGCTGCGGCCGAGCAGCTCGCCGCCGGGTGGCCGCCGTGGCTCGTTGCCGTCGCCGGGGAGGCGCTCCGTGGCTGGGCCCCGCGCCGCGCCGACACCTTCGAGAAGCTCAATAAGGTATATGGGCAGATAGGCAGGCCCTTCCGTCTGAAATCTGTGAAATTCTTCGTCGTGCTGCTAGAGTACTGATACGCCATtcgtttgttgttgttgttgttgttctgtcCGGCGATTCACTCTTAGATAGGGTCGGGCACGTACAGCAACGTGTACCGAGCGAGGGACACTGTCACCGGCCGCATCGTGGCGCTGAAGAAGGTCCGGTTCGACAATCTCGAGCCTGAGAGCGTCAAGTTCATGGCAAGGGAGATACTGATCCTGAGGAGGCTCAACCACCCAAATGTGGTCAAATTGGAGGGCTTGGTAACCTCCAGGATGTCATGTAGCCTATACCTTGTATTCGAGTACATGGAGCATGACCTTGCTGGGCTCGCAGCGAGTCCTGATGTCAAGTTTACATTACCGCAGGTGTGTGAGACTTGATTCCTGTACTAGAGGTTATTACTTGATGGAATTATGTGAAGTTGATGCCAGCTTGTTATCTTGCAGATAAAGTGTTACATGCAGCAGCTCTTATCAGGGCTTGAGCATTGTCACGACAATAATGTATTGCATCGAGATATCAAGGGGTCAAATTTGTTGTTGGATAATAATGGGATTCTTAAGATTGCGGATTTTGGTCTGGCGACGTTCTTTGATCCACGACATAAGCGGCCAATGACAAGCCGGGTGGTCACGTTGTGGTATCGGCCACCAGAATTGTTACTAGGTGCAACTGATTATGGTGTAAGCGTGGATTTGTGGAGTTCTGGTTGCATTCTGGCAGAGCTCTTGTATGGGAAGCCCATAATGCCGGGGCGCACTGAGGTGAGTCTAAGAACATGATCCAACTCTTTATTCTGCCATGTTAATTTTTGTAGTAATCATTGGGACCATTCTGTTAATATCAAAACTATGGTTAAATCTTGTCTTCCCACTGTTTTCACAATATAGAATTCTATGATTGTGGCTGAAAATGTTGACTTTGTACATGAGATTTCCTGATGACGACAACTATGGTGTCTGatcttttgttcatttttttaatattttggaACATAGTTATTTGTGACCATGTCATTGTCATTTACTGGAAGAAATGAAGGATCTTTTGACCTTATTCTAAATGTCCGACTAGTGGTTCTCTTATGGGTAGAACATGCTCATTGGTTGCTGCCAACATGACTTCAATGAAAACTTCTGTTGAAAAATGTGCTACTGTCTTTTACCTTAAAATAAGGTGTCAGTGCAATTATGTCCATTATTTTAAATCTCCCAACGGTGTATCTGGTCACATAATTGGTGCTGTTCAAATGATGACATCAGAATAAGTTTGAACTCCACAGACATGTTTAATTCTCAATTAAGTTTTCAAGACTATGCTTAGCTTCCGGTGTGGGTACTTTGTTTTTTTCATATCACAGCCACTTTCTGTAGTCATAAATATGTTCCAGTATATTGGCTGCGGTTGCAATACTTTTTCAAATTTATTAATACTAATGGGAACATGTTGTGTTGTGCAAACAATTGTTGTATAGGACTTTTACTCTGTTAGGGCagtttttagaaattattctcCATCAGTATATCATATATTAAAAGCATCCAAAAATTTAAGACATAAAACAATCAACTTCATGTTTAAGTTTTAAATAAGAGTGCTCTTGATTTGAGCAAAGAATTAGTGGCTCATAAGTCGCCTTGTTGCACTTATTGTTCATGGGACAAGTAAGCTGGCCCACTAGATAAGCTCTAGAGGTGTTTGAGTAAACCAAACTGTCAAGCCTACGAATCCCAAGAACGACCCTCCTCTAGCCTCAGTTTCAATTTTCATTGGAAAGAAGGTTTAGGTTTATTATATAAGTccagaaaatagattaaatgaTAGACTAGCCTTATGGGCTTGAGGTAAGATTAAAATCGTGATGCGCCAGAAATCGCATACAAATGATTAAAAATCTTTTATTTGTAAGCTCAACAA
This region includes:
- the LOC133901426 gene encoding probable serine/threonine-protein kinase At1g54610 isoform X1, yielding MGCVFGRAAAPSSSPPAAPRRGRSKEKSSPQPAAAAASAGSPSAAVEGDKGPSPGRPRRRLGGRRAAGPRQGCVPAPAAAEQLAAGWPPWLVAVAGEALRGWAPRRADTFEKLNKIGSGTYSNVYRARDTVTGRIVALKKVRFDNLEPESVKFMAREILILRRLNHPNVVKLEGLVTSRMSCSLYLVFEYMEHDLAGLAASPDVKFTLPQIKCYMQQLLSGLEHCHDNNVLHRDIKGSNLLLDNNGILKIADFGLATFFDPRHKRPMTSRVVTLWYRPPELLLGATDYGVSVDLWSSGCILAELLYGKPIMPGRTEVEQLHKIFKLCGSPSEEYWKKSKLPHATIFKPQQPYKRCIRETFKDFPPSSLPLVETLLAIDPAERQTATAALQSEFFSTEPYACDPSSLPTYPPSKEMDAKLRDEEARRLRAAAKAKGEVVKRTRPRDRSHRAGPAPEANAEFQANVDQRRRMITHANAKSKSEKFPPPHQDGAMGNPLGSCRHLEPTFEHQDASFSTVVPIQKGTSQTWSGPLIDPAALGQSRRKKQTALDAKAAAYSKQLQKEKGGIRGR
- the LOC133901426 gene encoding probable serine/threonine-protein kinase At1g54610 isoform X2, with product MGCVFGRAAAPSSSPPAAPRRGRSKEKSSPQPAAAAASAGSPSAAVEGDKGPSPGRPRRRLGGRRAAGPRQGCVPAPAAAEQLAAGWPPWLVAVAGEALRGWAPRRADTFEKLNKIGSGTYSNVYRARDTVTGRIVALKKVRFDNLEPESVKFMAREILILRRLNHPNVVKLEGLVTSRMSCSLYLVFEYMEHDLAGLAASPDVKFTLPQIKCYMQQLLSGLEHCHDNNVLHRDIKGSNLLLDNNGILKIADFGLATFFDPRHKRPMTSRVVTLWYRPPELLLGATDYGVSVDLWSSGCILAELLYGKPIMPGRTEVEQLHKIFKLCGSPSEEYWKKSKLPHATIFKPQQPYKRCIRETFKDFPPSSLPLVETLLAIDPAERQTATAALQSEFFSTEPYACDPSSLPTYPPSKEMDAKLRDEEARRLRAAAKAKGEVVKRTRPRDRSHRAGPAPEANAEFQANVDRRRMITHANAKSKSEKFPPPHQDGAMGNPLGSCRHLEPTFEHQDASFSTVVPIQKGTSQTWSGPLIDPAALGQSRRKKQTALDAKAAAYSKQLQKEKGGIRGR